In a single window of the Ancylobacter polymorphus genome:
- a CDS encoding beta-1,6-glucan synthase, protein MRLPLALAALVCAAIVAVWAWLGQPVPAPFAPMAASEKLPCVSYAPFRPGQSPFTEDVAFSPEQIDDDLARLSKITQCVRTYSSIQAGLAAVPELARKHGLTVLQGIWIAADPVRNRAEIEGGIKAARENPDVVKAVIVGNEVLLRGEQSANDIAGFLKEVKAKIPPQVPVTYADVWEFWERNRSLADSVDFVTVHILPFWEDMPVPAEDSVAHLGEIREHVGEIFAGKDILIGETGWPSEGRMREGALPSPSNQANVIQELLALAKAKNYRLNVIEAFDQPWKRVLEGTVGGHWGFLDAYTREFKFTWGEPVSDHPYWMAQAALGVVFAGVLFALAGWAGRRAGGRPLGVREWSAVAGIAFFAGLMIGRLLASVPGESLGVGGWIRGAALVGLALLVPAACAVAVGRRTRLITLTLALNSEATPGAPFFDRCLALVLAAVIVLAAQIGFGLVFDPRYKDFQFAGLTPIITAFAFYAMVAGPGRVTEGRQAEAIAAGLFLAAGLYVPLNETLANWQALWTGSLFVVLALILWRLATAGRRI, encoded by the coding sequence ATGCGACTGCCCCTTGCCCTCGCCGCCCTCGTCTGCGCGGCGATCGTCGCTGTCTGGGCGTGGCTCGGGCAGCCGGTGCCGGCGCCCTTCGCGCCGATGGCCGCGAGCGAGAAGCTGCCCTGCGTCTCCTATGCCCCGTTCCGCCCCGGTCAGAGCCCGTTCACCGAGGATGTCGCGTTCTCGCCGGAACAGATCGACGACGATCTCGCGCGTCTGTCCAAGATCACCCAGTGCGTGCGGACCTATTCCTCGATCCAGGCGGGCCTTGCCGCCGTGCCGGAACTCGCCCGCAAGCACGGCCTCACCGTGCTGCAGGGCATCTGGATCGCCGCCGATCCCGTGCGCAACCGTGCCGAGATCGAAGGCGGCATCAAGGCGGCGAGGGAGAACCCCGATGTTGTCAAGGCCGTCATCGTCGGCAACGAGGTTCTGCTGCGCGGCGAGCAATCGGCCAATGACATTGCCGGCTTCCTGAAAGAGGTGAAGGCGAAGATTCCGCCGCAAGTCCCCGTCACCTACGCCGATGTCTGGGAGTTCTGGGAGCGCAACCGCTCGCTCGCGGATTCGGTGGATTTCGTCACCGTCCACATCCTGCCGTTCTGGGAAGACATGCCGGTGCCGGCAGAGGACTCCGTCGCCCATCTCGGCGAGATCCGCGAGCATGTCGGCGAGATCTTCGCCGGCAAGGATATCCTCATCGGTGAGACCGGCTGGCCGAGCGAGGGCCGCATGCGCGAAGGGGCGCTGCCCTCACCCTCCAACCAGGCCAATGTGATTCAGGAATTGCTGGCGCTGGCCAAGGCCAAGAACTACCGGCTCAACGTTATTGAGGCCTTCGACCAGCCGTGGAAACGGGTGCTTGAAGGCACGGTCGGTGGCCATTGGGGTTTCCTCGACGCCTATACCCGCGAATTCAAGTTCACCTGGGGCGAGCCGGTCTCCGACCATCCCTACTGGATGGCGCAGGCGGCGCTCGGCGTGGTCTTCGCCGGCGTCCTGTTCGCGCTCGCCGGCTGGGCCGGGCGGCGCGCGGGCGGACGGCCGCTCGGCGTGCGGGAATGGTCGGCGGTGGCCGGCATCGCCTTCTTCGCCGGGCTGATGATCGGCCGGCTGCTGGCGTCGGTGCCTGGCGAGAGCCTCGGCGTCGGCGGCTGGATTCGCGGCGCGGCGCTGGTCGGGTTGGCGCTGCTGGTGCCGGCGGCCTGCGCGGTCGCGGTCGGCCGGCGCACCCGCCTCATCACCCTGACGCTGGCGCTCAACAGCGAGGCGACGCCCGGCGCGCCGTTCTTCGACCGCTGCCTCGCGCTGGTGCTCGCCGCCGTCATCGTGCTCGCGGCGCAGATCGGCTTCGGGCTGGTGTTCGATCCGCGCTACAAGGATTTCCAGTTCGCCGGGCTGACGCCGATCATCACCGCCTTCGCCTTCTACGCCATGGTGGCGGGGCCCGGACGGGTCACTGAGGGGCGGCAGGCGGAGGCGATCGCCGCCGGTCTGTTCCTCGCCGCCGGCCTTTATGTGCCGCTGAACGAGACGCTGGCGAACTGGCAGGCGCTGTGGACCGGCAGCCTGTTCGTTGTGCTGGCACTCATCCTCTGGCGCCTCGCCACGGCCGGGCGAAGGATATGA
- a CDS encoding DMT family transporter: protein MDSRPDTRRDSPPAATGLAHDPWAIVALLAMPLFFSTNLIVGRAVAELVPPWSLAFWRWLLAVAILLPLTAGALLRHRELLRREWWRVLLLGFFGMVLCGGNVYVALRHTTAANATLIYTTATLMIVVLDALLKRQRLPAIQLVGSLAGFAGIALIAVHGELGRLLGLEFNSGDLGIFVAAVAWAIYSLMLRQGPLPQLGGQTAFAANAIAGTLLLAPLALWEAASGAATPWTLEAWGSIAFLAIFPSVLAFGLFQYAIKVAGAPITANVLYLMPVYGVLLAVLLLGEELHLYHAVGFVLILGGVILATRRREPPTRPAD from the coding sequence ATGGACTCCCGCCCCGACACACGCCGCGATTCCCCACCCGCCGCAACTGGCCTCGCGCACGACCCGTGGGCGATCGTGGCGCTGCTGGCGATGCCGCTGTTCTTCTCCACCAATCTCATCGTCGGCCGTGCGGTGGCGGAGCTGGTGCCGCCCTGGTCGCTCGCCTTCTGGCGCTGGCTGCTGGCGGTGGCGATACTCCTGCCGCTGACGGCGGGCGCGCTGCTGCGCCATCGCGAACTGCTGCGGCGGGAATGGTGGCGCGTGCTGTTGCTGGGCTTTTTCGGCATGGTGCTGTGCGGCGGCAATGTCTATGTCGCGCTGCGGCACACCACCGCCGCCAATGCGACGCTGATCTACACCACCGCCACGCTGATGATCGTGGTGCTGGACGCGCTGCTGAAGCGCCAGAGGCTACCGGCGATCCAGCTGGTCGGTTCTCTGGCGGGCTTCGCCGGCATCGCGCTGATCGCCGTGCATGGCGAGCTGGGCCGGCTGCTCGGACTTGAGTTCAACAGCGGCGATCTCGGCATATTCGTCGCGGCGGTCGCGTGGGCGATCTATTCGCTGATGCTGCGCCAGGGACCGCTGCCCCAGCTCGGCGGACAGACCGCCTTCGCCGCCAATGCCATCGCCGGCACGCTGCTGCTGGCACCGCTGGCGCTGTGGGAAGCGGCCAGCGGGGCCGCCACCCCGTGGACGCTGGAAGCATGGGGGTCGATCGCCTTTCTCGCCATCTTCCCGTCCGTGCTGGCATTCGGCCTGTTCCAGTATGCGATCAAGGTGGCCGGCGCGCCGATCACGGCGAATGTGCTCTATCTCATGCCGGTCTATGGCGTGCTGCTGGCGGTGCTGCTTCTGGGCGAGGAACTGCACCTCTACCATGCCGTGGGCTTCGTGCTGATTCTCGGCGGAGTGATCCTCGCCACCCGGCGGCGGGAACCCCCAACGCGCCCGGCGGATTGA